Proteins encoded within one genomic window of Rhodothermaceae bacterium:
- the argC gene encoding N-acetyl-gamma-glutamyl-phosphate reductase, with protein MIRTAVLHGSGYVGRELIRLILQHPHASLACVTSRTYAGKPLHVAHPALRGQQKIQFTAATEFDASDIDVVFVAAEHGKGAASVRALIDNGYTGYIIDMSSDFRFKDVSKFESLFNVKHPAPELIPEFKYGQPELFAPYSTRFIANPGCFATGMLLAIWPINQCCAEADASIIALTGASGSGIRPKPTTHFPERDGNVRAYKVLDHQHLAEISQFVGSGIHLAMVPVSGPWTRGIWGTIQLKSPLPESEIAKWFKDLYDHHPLIRLWPGKLPELHYAVGSPYCDLGWVMRDEDLVIGFALDNMLRGAASQAIQNMNLLTDLSITTGLVAETH; from the coding sequence ATGATTCGTACAGCAGTTCTGCATGGCAGCGGCTACGTTGGCCGTGAGCTTATACGACTGATCCTTCAGCATCCTCATGCATCGCTTGCATGCGTCACCAGCCGAACCTATGCAGGGAAACCACTGCATGTCGCACATCCAGCACTACGAGGACAACAAAAGATTCAATTTACCGCTGCTACGGAATTTGATGCGTCAGATATTGATGTCGTATTCGTGGCTGCCGAACATGGTAAGGGGGCGGCGAGCGTCAGAGCATTGATTGATAATGGATATACGGGATACATTATTGACATGAGCTCTGATTTCAGGTTTAAAGATGTATCGAAGTTCGAATCACTCTTTAATGTGAAACACCCTGCTCCTGAACTGATCCCCGAATTTAAATACGGACAACCAGAACTCTTTGCCCCCTACTCTACCCGTTTCATTGCGAATCCTGGTTGTTTTGCGACGGGAATGCTTCTTGCTATCTGGCCGATTAACCAATGCTGTGCGGAAGCCGACGCTTCTATCATCGCACTCACTGGAGCATCCGGTTCAGGAATTCGTCCAAAACCAACGACTCATTTCCCAGAGAGAGATGGGAATGTACGAGCCTACAAGGTGCTTGATCATCAGCATTTAGCTGAGATTTCACAGTTTGTCGGTTCCGGTATTCATCTGGCTATGGTGCCGGTATCTGGACCCTGGACACGCGGCATATGGGGAACAATCCAACTTAAATCTCCCCTACCTGAATCCGAAATTGCAAAATGGTTCAAGGACCTGTATGATCACCATCCGCTCATTCGACTCTGGCCAGGTAAACTTCCAGAACTGCATTATGCCGTCGGTTCTCCGTATTGCGATTTGGGATGGGTCATGCGAGATGAAGATCTCGTGATTGGCTTTGCTTTAGACAACATGCTTCGCGGGGCTGCTTCACAAGCAATCCAGAACATGAATCTGTTGACGGACTTGTCGATCACAACCGGGCTTGTAGCGGAAACTCACTGA
- a CDS encoding aminotransferase class III-fold pyridoxal phosphate-dependent enzyme — MKTQTILKDEDTFLIPTYKKMPLALVRGKGCYVWDADGNRYLDFYGGHCVTALGHCPAPVVDAIQKQSERLLFYSNVVYNDTRAHAARLLAEMAPLHRIFFCNSGTEAIETALKIARKSTGRNGIISTKNGFHGRTLGSLATTWNPSYRNPFKDVLASAHYFAEFGDLESVESILSRNEGIAAILLEPIQSIAGIVEASSDYFQGLRELCNRHDVLLIFDEIQTGVGRTGTFSISEQFGVTPDMITLAKSLGSGIPVGALLLSDRLSDEVQYGDQGSTFGGGMIAMSAVIATLESIQNDGLMERAPEIFDAIETAIKPYVTEVCGHGCLIGVRTELSTSDILPALRKNGVLAGGSADPNVMRLMPPLITNAEHISEFADAFKDVMVRAHA, encoded by the coding sequence ATGAAAACGCAAACGATCTTGAAGGATGAAGATACATTTCTCATCCCGACCTATAAGAAAATGCCCCTCGCACTCGTGCGTGGCAAAGGATGCTATGTATGGGATGCGGATGGGAATCGTTATCTGGATTTTTACGGAGGCCACTGTGTGACTGCCCTTGGGCATTGCCCTGCCCCGGTGGTGGATGCAATTCAAAAGCAGAGTGAGCGGCTTCTCTTTTATTCGAATGTTGTTTACAACGATACCCGGGCTCATGCTGCTAGGCTACTGGCAGAAATGGCGCCACTCCATCGGATTTTCTTCTGCAACTCCGGTACGGAAGCAATTGAAACGGCGCTCAAGATCGCTAGAAAATCCACCGGCCGAAACGGTATCATCTCTACAAAAAACGGATTTCACGGACGTACTCTTGGAAGCCTGGCAACCACCTGGAATCCATCCTATAGAAATCCTTTCAAGGATGTATTGGCATCCGCGCATTATTTCGCCGAGTTTGGAGATCTGGAATCTGTAGAATCGATCCTTTCTCGGAACGAAGGCATTGCAGCCATACTCCTTGAGCCAATTCAGAGTATTGCTGGAATCGTAGAAGCTTCCAGCGATTACTTCCAAGGGCTCCGCGAGCTGTGCAATCGACATGATGTGTTGCTGATTTTTGACGAAATCCAGACCGGTGTGGGACGCACCGGCACATTTAGTATTAGTGAACAATTTGGAGTAACTCCAGACATGATCACGCTCGCTAAAAGCCTCGGATCTGGGATTCCCGTCGGTGCGTTGTTGTTAAGTGACCGACTCTCTGATGAAGTTCAGTATGGAGATCAGGGATCTACCTTTGGCGGAGGCATGATTGCAATGAGCGCTGTCATCGCAACCTTGGAATCGATCCAAAATGATGGCCTGATGGAGCGAGCGCCGGAAATATTTGATGCCATTGAGACTGCGATCAAACCGTACGTGACTGAAGTGTGCGGACACGGCTGCCTGATCGGCGTAAGGACTGAGCTGAGTACAAGTGATATTCTTCCAGCTCTGCGTAAAAATGGCGTATTAGCCGGTGGAAGTGCAGATCCGAATGTCATGCGCCTCATGCCACCTCTGATCACCAATGCAGAGCATATTTCAGAATTCGCTGATGCGTTCAAAGACGTGATGGTGCGTGCTCATGCCTGA
- a CDS encoding N-acetylornithine carbamoyltransferase: protein MPDSGLHHLFDWHLEDNLTWEEQLARTRHHYHRPRSLRKPDTLRSLGLLFFNSSLRTRTSMEVAAARLGAHTSVIIPGSGVWGMEWNDGVRMDGKSVEHIREAIGVLSRYYDALGVRLFATGTDYAIDQSEARFKKILETATVPVINLESALYHPCQALADAATIREHFSDEVKGRRFVLSWAWHPRALAQAVPNSALLMATRLGMQVTIARPKGFELDPEIMRLAESYTSKHGFSLTETDDQDAACEGADIIYAKAWGSQLRYDDLDQEKVLRDQYQSWQVREHHLGNAAFMHCLPVRRGVVVEDAVLNSSQAIHLLQAEFRLHAQIAILERAWNLI from the coding sequence ATGCCTGATTCAGGACTGCATCACTTATTTGATTGGCATCTCGAAGATAACTTGACATGGGAAGAGCAATTAGCTCGTACCCGCCATCATTATCATCGCCCCCGATCGTTACGCAAACCGGACACTCTCCGCAGTCTTGGACTGCTCTTCTTTAATTCCTCGTTGCGTACACGCACATCTATGGAAGTAGCGGCAGCTCGACTCGGTGCTCATACCTCGGTCATTATCCCGGGATCTGGTGTATGGGGAATGGAATGGAATGATGGTGTTCGTATGGATGGCAAATCAGTAGAGCACATCCGGGAGGCGATTGGCGTACTTTCACGATACTATGACGCGTTGGGCGTGCGCCTATTTGCAACAGGTACTGATTATGCAATTGATCAAAGCGAAGCACGATTCAAAAAAATTCTTGAGACTGCTACTGTACCGGTTATCAACCTCGAATCCGCTTTATATCACCCTTGCCAGGCCCTGGCAGACGCTGCAACGATCAGAGAACACTTCAGTGATGAAGTCAAAGGACGACGCTTTGTTCTTTCGTGGGCATGGCATCCTCGAGCATTAGCACAGGCCGTACCGAATTCTGCCCTTTTAATGGCAACCCGGCTTGGCATGCAGGTCACCATTGCGCGACCAAAAGGGTTTGAGCTTGACCCTGAGATTATGCGACTCGCGGAATCATATACGTCAAAGCATGGCTTCTCATTAACAGAAACAGATGATCAGGACGCTGCCTGCGAGGGAGCAGACATCATTTATGCCAAAGCCTGGGGAAGTCAGTTGCGTTATGATGATCTGGACCAGGAAAAAGTGTTACGCGATCAGTACCAGAGTTGGCAAGTTCGAGAACACCATCTCGGTAATGCCGCCTTTATGCATTGCCTCCCTGTGCGCCGGGGAGTCGTGGTGGAGGATGCTGTTCTCAACAGCTCACAAGCCATCCATCTATTGCAGGCAGAATTTAGACTGCATGCACAAATAGCAATCCTAGAACGAGCCTGGAATCTCATATGA
- the argB gene encoding acetylglutamate kinase: MRAPIVIKIGGAVLDNLTRFWDQIKAMDSPVVIVHGGGIQSTSLANRLGHAPKIIEGRRVTGPLDLKIAEWAMRGAVNVKLVAEANACGLKAVGLSGADGAMINVRRREPWLIDGEKVDFGWVGEIVSIDTTLIETISDAGFISIIAPLGIDNSGQRYNVNADTVAYTLAARIHAKELLLVTDSGGVLRNLNDPSSLLRTCSPSDETAGITQGWISGGMSVKIQTARSALEKGVSSVWVLGVDDLLEKQNATSIIMEKE, encoded by the coding sequence ATGAGAGCACCAATCGTGATTAAGATTGGCGGGGCTGTCCTTGATAATTTGACACGATTCTGGGATCAGATCAAGGCCATGGATTCTCCTGTGGTGATTGTACATGGTGGTGGAATCCAGTCAACCAGTTTGGCCAACCGACTTGGTCATGCTCCCAAAATCATTGAAGGGCGCCGGGTCACGGGTCCCTTGGACCTTAAAATTGCTGAGTGGGCGATGAGAGGCGCCGTGAATGTGAAGCTGGTAGCCGAGGCAAATGCCTGTGGACTGAAAGCAGTTGGGCTTAGCGGAGCTGATGGAGCCATGATAAACGTCCGTCGACGCGAACCATGGCTTATTGATGGTGAGAAAGTTGATTTTGGCTGGGTTGGTGAAATCGTCTCCATTGATACCACCCTGATTGAAACGATTTCTGATGCTGGATTCATCTCCATCATCGCTCCACTTGGCATTGACAATTCGGGACAGCGCTACAATGTCAACGCGGATACGGTTGCCTACACACTCGCAGCACGTATCCATGCAAAAGAACTACTTCTGGTAACGGATTCGGGGGGTGTTCTTCGAAACCTGAACGACCCTTCTTCACTACTTCGAACATGTTCCCCCTCCGACGAAACAGCCGGGATCACACAGGGATGGATCAGTGGAGGGATGTCTGTAAAGATTCAAACAGCACGCAGTGCACTCGAAAAAGGAGTTTCCAGTGTGTGGGTTTTAGGAGTAGATGATCTGCTCGAGAAACAGAATGCCACTTCAATTATCATGGAGAAAGAATGA
- a CDS encoding M20/M25/M40 family metallo-hydrolase, with amino-acid sequence MREKKVLSLLDSMIRFPSLSGQEDEICSYMQSYVDQAGIQSERIENSLFFWLGDGPNKLLLASHLDVVPPSSSHPYPPFDATRINGKIYGRGASDAKASGAAMTSALLELASENWKPEEGQLIVALTECEETDYENNGLQKLLQTKLPRPQSALVGEPTNLLPVVAQKGLLVLRLDAKGHSAHAARHALGENAILKAADDIRRLLKLKFDRCHPILGDTSMNVTTIQGGVARNVIPDHCTIYLDIRSTPAYTHDEIVATIRAAVESEVTVHSDRIIPVCTATDEPIVEACLTAAPGTQPEGSPTASDWIYLQGIPAVKIGPGSSELSHTANEHVDQSEVVQAVDFYKTAVKKYFSLSR; translated from the coding sequence ATGAGAGAAAAAAAGGTGCTCAGCCTGCTAGACTCAATGATTCGATTCCCATCATTGAGTGGTCAGGAGGATGAAATTTGTTCTTACATGCAATCCTATGTGGATCAAGCGGGAATTCAAAGCGAGCGTATTGAAAATAGCTTGTTCTTCTGGTTAGGAGATGGGCCAAACAAATTGCTCCTGGCATCTCACCTAGATGTAGTCCCTCCCTCTTCCAGCCATCCCTATCCCCCCTTCGATGCTACGCGCATAAACGGGAAGATCTATGGTAGAGGTGCCTCAGATGCAAAAGCATCCGGGGCTGCCATGACATCGGCACTCCTGGAGTTAGCATCCGAAAATTGGAAGCCGGAAGAGGGTCAGCTCATCGTTGCCTTGACCGAGTGTGAGGAGACTGATTATGAGAATAATGGCCTACAAAAACTCTTGCAGACCAAGCTGCCGCGGCCACAGTCTGCATTAGTCGGTGAGCCGACGAATTTACTCCCCGTAGTTGCTCAGAAAGGATTGCTTGTATTACGGCTTGATGCCAAAGGCCACAGTGCTCATGCAGCTCGGCATGCGCTTGGAGAGAACGCAATCCTCAAGGCTGCAGATGATATCCGGCGTTTATTGAAACTCAAGTTCGATCGGTGTCATCCCATTCTGGGGGACACCAGCATGAATGTGACGACCATCCAAGGGGGAGTTGCCCGAAACGTGATCCCCGATCATTGCACCATTTATCTAGACATTCGAAGCACTCCCGCCTATACACACGATGAAATCGTCGCAACGATTCGCGCTGCCGTGGAATCCGAGGTCACTGTTCACAGCGATCGGATTATCCCCGTATGTACTGCGACAGATGAGCCCATCGTGGAAGCTTGCCTGACTGCAGCCCCTGGGACTCAACCAGAGGGCTCTCCAACTGCAAGCGACTGGATATACTTGCAGGGGATTCCTGCGGTGAAAATTGGCCCCGGCTCTAGTGAACTATCCCATACGGCAAATGAGCATGTGGACCAATCTGAGGTCGTTCAAGCTGTCGACTTCTATAAGACTGCCGTGAAGAAATATTTTAGCTTGAGCAGGTAG
- a CDS encoding anthranilate synthase component I family protein, whose amino-acid sequence MWALRLAAVDLQPLAQKYAQGHGLIWLDSSSRSLRFDRYSYLCIDPVESIPATAKMDDLRSVLHRYTTVRCMEDGPPFQGGLVGFFDYEFTENGSPIAIQTRNQGGANCHFRLYDTIVAVDHHADLTWIISSGFKNGSNKPCEDIAKARINAVRQDIRDIPKPVTPTVDLIWRNEITKQDYLKAVHDILDFIHAGDIYQANFAQTFAADLPRDTDPLHIYLSTRKSNPAPFSAYGVFGKRSIACTSPERLITVNAQGLAEARPIKGTIARSDYPDEDQQLRERLLKSEKDRAENIMIVDLLRNDLSRVCKPHSVRVPELCVLESYAGLHQLTSSVQGQLEDGKDAFDLLSAVFPGGSITGAPKRRSMEIIDQIEQFSRRAFCGSFGYFGFDGAADFNIMIRTIQFQDDRAWLAVGGGITSLSHPNEEYSETLLKAQKILDGTEKASVE is encoded by the coding sequence ATGTGGGCACTGAGATTAGCAGCGGTAGATCTACAGCCTCTGGCGCAGAAATATGCGCAAGGGCATGGGTTAATCTGGCTAGACAGTTCATCAAGATCTCTGCGGTTTGACCGTTACTCCTATCTCTGTATTGATCCGGTTGAATCCATCCCGGCAACGGCAAAGATGGATGATCTGCGGAGTGTACTCCATCGTTATACGACTGTCAGATGTATGGAGGACGGTCCTCCATTTCAGGGGGGATTGGTGGGGTTTTTTGATTACGAGTTTACCGAAAATGGTTCCCCAATAGCCATACAGACTCGTAACCAAGGCGGTGCAAACTGCCACTTCAGGTTGTATGATACAATTGTCGCTGTGGATCACCATGCCGACCTTACGTGGATCATCTCGTCTGGCTTTAAAAATGGATCAAACAAGCCGTGCGAGGACATCGCAAAAGCACGCATCAATGCAGTCAGACAGGATATTCGGGACATACCAAAACCTGTTACTCCTACAGTGGATCTTATCTGGCGCAATGAGATCACAAAACAGGACTATTTGAAAGCAGTGCATGATATCCTTGATTTCATTCACGCCGGAGACATTTACCAGGCGAACTTTGCTCAGACTTTCGCGGCAGATTTACCCCGAGATACAGACCCGTTGCATATCTATCTTTCTACCCGAAAGAGTAATCCTGCTCCCTTTTCTGCGTATGGCGTTTTCGGCAAGCGGAGCATTGCATGTACCTCCCCAGAACGCCTGATCACCGTGAATGCGCAGGGACTGGCCGAAGCAAGACCGATCAAAGGAACGATTGCACGGTCAGACTATCCCGATGAAGATCAACAGCTCAGAGAGCGGCTTCTCAAGTCTGAAAAGGACCGCGCTGAAAATATCATGATCGTGGACCTACTTCGCAATGACTTGTCACGAGTCTGTAAGCCTCATTCGGTGAGAGTGCCTGAGCTTTGCGTACTGGAATCCTATGCCGGATTGCATCAACTCACATCTTCTGTTCAAGGCCAGTTAGAGGATGGTAAGGATGCCTTTGATCTTTTGTCTGCTGTGTTTCCTGGAGGATCCATCACAGGAGCACCGAAACGCCGTTCCATGGAGATCATTGATCAGATAGAACAATTTTCCCGTCGTGCCTTTTGCGGATCATTTGGATATTTTGGGTTTGACGGTGCAGCAGATTTTAACATCATGATCCGGACTATTCAATTCCAAGACGACCGTGCATGGCTCGCTGTCGGGGGTGGGATTACTTCTTTGTCCCATCCAAATGAGGAGTATTCTGAGACCTTGCTGAAGGCACAGAAGATACTTGATGGGACTGAAAAAGCAAGCGTTGAATGA
- a CDS encoding aminodeoxychorismate/anthranilate synthase component II has translation MILILDNRDSFVYNISRYFRELGEATDVVGSDHVTLDDIEVMQPKALVISPGPCTPNEAGISLSVTSHFSGRIPILGVCLGHQVIAQSYGAVVTHARFPKYGRASSMIHDGCGLFKGLPNPLTAGLYHSLIVTQVDKSDLIIQAKSPEGEIMALRHKQNPTFGVQFHPESILSKSGHELLHNFVQIVERFQCSS, from the coding sequence ATGATCTTGATACTTGACAACCGAGACAGCTTTGTCTATAATATCAGCCGATATTTCAGGGAGCTTGGTGAGGCGACCGATGTGGTTGGATCTGATCATGTAACGCTGGATGATATCGAAGTAATGCAGCCCAAAGCGCTGGTAATTTCGCCAGGTCCCTGCACACCAAATGAAGCCGGGATCAGTTTGAGTGTAACTTCGCATTTTTCTGGGCGAATCCCGATCCTGGGTGTATGCCTCGGCCATCAGGTAATCGCACAGTCCTATGGCGCGGTGGTGACACATGCCCGGTTCCCGAAGTATGGTCGGGCAAGCTCTATGATACACGATGGATGTGGCCTGTTCAAAGGGTTACCCAATCCGTTGACCGCAGGCCTGTACCACTCCCTAATCGTGACACAAGTTGATAAAAGTGATCTGATCATTCAGGCCAAATCACCAGAGGGGGAAATCATGGCCCTGCGACACAAGCAGAACCCTACATTTGGAGTTCAATTTCATCCAGAATCAATATTGAGTAAATCTGGACATGAACTCCTGCATAATTTCGTACAGATTGTAGAGCGGTTTCAATGTTCCTCTTAG
- a CDS encoding aminotransferase class IV → MFLLEQLGRQHAIRPFDLRDRGLLLADGVFDTSLIVCGTMVLRSAHVNRLVRDATALEINIDQQRINDLLDNNLTEDQNGVLRITVTSGPAERWSLNTQMIPPTVLLSLSPLNRSDQFKPISLQTSLIRRNHTSLTSRHKTLAYTDNLAALRAARTEGYDDALFLNTRGNVCCVTTGNLFLKIGNTWMTPPVSDGILPGIMRQWVMKTAPHIGLGIIEQTITEDELRFVEAAFMTNSGRLAVPISKMDGRELRPQLPDGLEDTAMELVRTSSEH, encoded by the coding sequence ATGTTCCTCTTAGAGCAGTTGGGCAGACAACACGCAATTCGTCCTTTTGATCTACGAGATCGGGGACTACTGCTCGCAGATGGGGTATTTGACACATCCTTGATTGTGTGCGGCACCATGGTCCTGCGCTCGGCTCACGTGAACAGGCTTGTGCGTGATGCGACTGCGCTTGAGATTAACATTGATCAGCAAAGGATCAACGATCTACTTGATAACAACCTGACCGAAGATCAGAATGGAGTGTTGCGCATCACGGTTACATCAGGCCCTGCAGAAAGATGGAGTTTGAATACTCAAATGATACCCCCAACAGTTCTACTGAGCCTATCACCGCTGAACAGGAGTGATCAGTTTAAGCCAATCTCACTGCAAACCAGTCTTATTCGCCGAAATCATACCTCACTCACAAGCCGCCATAAAACCCTTGCCTATACGGATAACCTGGCGGCTCTGCGAGCCGCCCGCACTGAAGGCTATGACGATGCACTCTTCTTAAATACCCGCGGAAATGTTTGCTGCGTTACGACCGGGAATCTGTTTCTGAAAATTGGCAACACCTGGATGACTCCACCGGTCTCCGACGGTATCCTGCCAGGGATCATGCGTCAATGGGTTATGAAGACTGCTCCACACATAGGTCTTGGAATTATAGAACAAACGATAACGGAAGACGAGTTGCGGTTCGTGGAAGCTGCATTCATGACGAACAGCGGGCGACTAGCGGTGCCAATTTCAAAAATGGACGGGCGAGAGCTTCGGCCACAGTTACCAGATGGACTGGAAGACACTGCCATGGAGCTGGTCAGGACATCCAGCGAGCATTGA
- a CDS encoding exo-alpha-sialidase: MGSLGTWVEQNGYIAIVSGTSDEAGLFADRDLATGDFQITAQLSLPELNATGAAFQLGESYLGFDGPNQQLYLSGALAGWHHVVLGDARPHLEPGEWFTFEAIRTDGVIRFLIDDQLIHSVGSFAGIGRFGFTFSSLGRVAPLAKGELHIREFVTTGVFHPSGTNRPGGFSIPLVDLAEDTHRQVLVDRESNQYLGHPTTVLLDDQHTIITVYPKGHGRGAVVMKKSHDSGLTWSDRLPVPDNWSTSQEVPTLYPVIDRDGTKRLIMFSGLYPIRMAVSEDEGNTWSPLDPIGDFGGIVAMGDVIRLRDGRYMAFFHDDGRFINGREEERGQFYVYKTVSSDGGLTWSQPEVVVTHPVADLCEPGVIRSPDGQQIAMLLRENSRQFNSFVTFSDDEGATWSTPMEVTGALTGDRHQAIYGPDGRLFISFRDRTHVSPTWGDWVGWVGTYEDIVHGQEGQYRVRLMDNHEGADTAYPGVEILPDGTVVTTTYGHWTKNESPYIMSVRFTFEELDNKVAEN, from the coding sequence ATGGGCAGTCTGGGTACATGGGTTGAGCAGAATGGGTACATCGCAATTGTATCAGGCACGTCAGATGAAGCAGGGCTGTTCGCCGATCGTGACCTTGCGACGGGGGATTTCCAGATAACAGCACAGCTCAGCCTTCCCGAGCTAAACGCTACGGGCGCAGCATTCCAGTTGGGAGAGAGTTATCTCGGGTTTGATGGCCCCAATCAACAGCTATACCTGTCTGGTGCTTTAGCAGGCTGGCATCATGTAGTTCTTGGTGATGCCCGCCCCCATCTTGAACCCGGAGAATGGTTTACTTTTGAAGCTATCCGAACAGATGGTGTAATCCGGTTTCTGATTGATGATCAGTTGATTCATTCAGTGGGTAGCTTTGCAGGTATCGGGCGGTTTGGGTTCACATTTTCCTCGCTTGGCCGTGTAGCGCCTTTGGCAAAAGGTGAACTCCACATCCGGGAATTTGTCACCACGGGCGTTTTCCACCCAAGTGGTACAAACAGGCCCGGGGGATTCAGTATCCCGCTCGTTGACCTTGCCGAAGATACTCACCGACAAGTATTAGTAGATCGAGAGTCAAACCAGTACCTCGGCCATCCAACCACTGTGCTGCTGGATGACCAGCATACAATCATCACCGTATATCCAAAGGGACACGGACGCGGTGCAGTTGTGATGAAGAAAAGTCACGACAGCGGGCTCACTTGGAGTGACCGCCTCCCCGTGCCGGACAACTGGTCAACCTCACAGGAGGTCCCAACACTCTATCCGGTAATTGATCGTGATGGGACAAAGCGCTTAATCATGTTTTCCGGGTTGTATCCCATCCGTATGGCTGTTTCCGAGGACGAAGGAAACACTTGGAGCCCATTAGATCCCATTGGAGATTTTGGTGGAATCGTAGCTATGGGAGATGTAATTCGATTGCGAGATGGCCGCTATATGGCATTTTTTCACGACGATGGAAGGTTTATCAATGGACGAGAGGAAGAGCGGGGACAATTTTATGTGTACAAGACCGTATCGTCCGATGGCGGGCTAACTTGGAGTCAGCCCGAAGTTGTCGTTACGCATCCCGTGGCTGATCTGTGCGAACCAGGTGTCATTCGGTCCCCCGACGGCCAACAAATCGCCATGTTACTGAGAGAGAATAGCCGTCAGTTCAACAGCTTCGTAACGTTCTCGGATGATGAAGGCGCAACATGGAGTACACCAATGGAAGTCACAGGCGCTCTCACCGGTGACAGACATCAGGCCATCTACGGCCCGGATGGTCGACTATTTATTTCATTTCGTGACCGTACACATGTTTCACCCACATGGGGCGACTGGGTCGGATGGGTTGGTACGTATGAGGATATCGTGCATGGTCAGGAAGGACAGTATCGTGTACGACTTATGGACAACCACGAGGGGGCTGATACTGCCTATCCGGGAGTTGAGATACTTCCCGACGGGACCGTGGTTACTACTACGTATGGTCACTGGACAAAAAACGAGTCCCCTTACATTATGAGCGTTCGCTTTACGTTCGAAGAGCTTGATAACAAGGTCGCTGAGAACTAA
- a CDS encoding N-acetylneuraminate lyase, which translates to MMQAPIDKSIRLRGLTAAAFTPMKDDALVDLDRIPDLVEHLLRDGVSALYVLGSTGEGVSLTLRERQHTAVKFMQAVAGRVPVVVHVGHNSLQEAQTLARHAQQIGASAISATPPYYFKPESTRSLVDCLAVIAAGAPDLPFYYYHISGKTGVELDLNDFLSLSVSRLDSLVGVKFSDTRLHEVSACPYAERYDFVCGVDEMLLGAWMTGMRGAVGTTYNFATPLYNRLITCCEQGRIEEARRHQARASTMIKVILKTCGRAGFKAVMGLIGQDCGPHRLPHSTATPAQISEMRKALEEIGFFEWARKHAD; encoded by the coding sequence ATGATGCAGGCGCCAATCGATAAATCAATCCGGCTGAGAGGTCTTACCGCGGCAGCGTTCACACCCATGAAAGATGATGCTCTAGTGGATCTTGACCGTATCCCAGACTTAGTCGAACATCTACTAAGAGATGGTGTCTCTGCATTATATGTATTGGGTAGTACGGGGGAAGGGGTCTCACTGACACTCCGCGAGCGGCAGCATACTGCAGTAAAATTTATGCAGGCTGTTGCCGGCCGTGTACCTGTGGTGGTCCATGTCGGACATAACAGTCTACAGGAAGCACAAACCCTCGCCAGGCATGCCCAACAGATTGGAGCCAGTGCTATTTCGGCCACGCCCCCTTATTATTTCAAGCCTGAATCGACAAGATCACTGGTGGACTGTCTGGCTGTGATTGCTGCAGGTGCACCGGATCTCCCATTCTACTACTACCATATCTCCGGAAAGACGGGGGTAGAGCTGGATCTGAATGATTTCCTGAGTTTGTCAGTGTCGCGATTGGATTCGCTCGTTGGTGTAAAATTTTCAGATACACGTCTGCACGAAGTCTCAGCGTGTCCTTATGCCGAAAGGTATGACTTTGTATGTGGCGTCGATGAGATGCTTCTCGGTGCATGGATGACAGGCATGCGCGGAGCAGTGGGTACGACATATAATTTTGCTACACCACTCTATAACCGTCTTATTACCTGCTGCGAACAGGGACGGATAGAAGAGGCCCGGCGCCATCAGGCGAGGGCATCTACGATGATAAAAGTAATTCTGAAAACCTGTGGACGTGCAGGATTCAAAGCTGTTATGGGTCTGATCGGCCAAGATTGTGGCCCCCACAGATTGCCCCATTCCACCGCTACACCGGCCCAAATTTCAGAAATGCGCAAAGCACTGGAAGAAATCGGATTTTTTGAATGGGCTCGAAAACATGCCGACTGA